The Campylobacter concisus genome window below encodes:
- a CDS encoding response regulator transcription factor encodes MQVILFTQNSALNNIWRSYFTGNSDVKFIHNRKEFFSHINDDIDIIGIDIDVFKDNIDDVIKNIIGNSPNIKILILSNRPTINEGKHLLTLGIKGYANSHMRKTHFEDAFEAIFNGNIWLYQEFVQAMISELTGSYINSESEKVDKKADLSELSSREREIADLIYQGLTNNEISEKTGITLRTVKAHTSSIYSKLNVKDRIGLVLLMKQLDS; translated from the coding sequence ATGCAAGTTATTTTATTTACACAAAATAGTGCATTAAACAATATTTGGAGAAGCTATTTTACTGGCAATAGCGATGTGAAATTTATACATAATAGAAAAGAGTTTTTTTCTCATATAAATGATGATATTGATATTATAGGCATTGATATTGATGTTTTTAAAGATAATATTGATGATGTTATAAAAAATATAATTGGAAATTCCCCAAATATAAAAATACTCATACTCTCAAATAGGCCAACGATAAACGAAGGCAAGCATCTGCTTACGCTTGGAATCAAGGGCTATGCAAATTCTCACATGCGAAAGACACACTTTGAAGATGCTTTTGAAGCTATTTTTAATGGAAATATATGGCTTTACCAAGAATTTGTTCAGGCAATGATTAGTGAGCTAACCGGCTCATATATTAATAGCGAAAGTGAAAAGGTAGACAAAAAGGCTGATCTCTCTGAGCTTAGTTCAAGGGAAAGAGAAATTGCAGATTTAATCTATCAGGGTCTAACAAATAATGAAATTTCAGAAAAAACAGGTATTACACTAAGAACAGTCAAAGCACATACAAGCTCGATTTATAGTAAGCTAAATGTAAAGGATAGAATAGGGCTTGTGCTTTTAATGAAGCAACTTGATTCATAA
- a CDS encoding DUF5416 family protein, whose product MGKIAFYDKKFGEYDIEKFQNLQNFYLIKDDHCCDIVNDEIERFKFSDCEIDFLQLVDVASRHKKLFESIKIQDDIVRSIKILIKGFDQSLDKFDFDPGILNLNTPYKYAISQDFFEMTIFLEEKSSVVTKFFSSIDYKIYKNGESRHIEFFINSKKIYERII is encoded by the coding sequence ATGGGCAAGATCGCTTTTTATGATAAGAAATTTGGTGAATACGATATTGAAAAATTTCAAAATTTACAAAATTTCTATCTCATAAAAGATGATCATTGCTGCGATATAGTTAATGATGAAATTGAACGATTTAAATTTAGTGATTGTGAAATAGATTTTTTACAATTAGTAGATGTTGCTAGTAGACATAAAAAACTATTTGAAAGTATAAAAATTCAAGATGATATAGTAAGAAGCATTAAAATTTTAATAAAAGGCTTTGACCAGAGTTTGGATAAATTTGACTTTGATCCTGGAATTTTAAATTTAAATACTCCTTATAAATATGCTATATCACAAGATTTTTTTGAAATGACTATTTTTTTAGAAGAAAAATCCTCAGTGGTTACTAAATTTTTCTCATCAATAGATTACAAGATATACAAAAATGGCGAAAGTCGTCATATAGAATTCTTTATAAATAGTAAAAAAATTTATGAAAGAATCATATAA